The genomic window CGGCCGCCATGTGGGGACCAGGCGAAGCCACCATGTGGCATGAATTCCAGTTCTTTGCCAGCAAAGGCTTTGCCGTTGTGTTCTCCAACCCCCGAGGTTCAGGAGGCTACGGCCGTGCCTTTCGACGCGCCAATTACCAGGACTGGGGCGACGGACCAGCCGGCGATGTGCTGGCTGTCGCCAGCGCAGCCGCCCGCCTACCGTGGATCGACCCAGAACGGCAGGTAGTCACGGGCGGTTCGTACGCAGGCTATCTGACAGCCTGGATTATAGCCCATGACCACCGCTTCCGTGCAGCCGTCGTGCAGCGCGGCGTCTACGATTTACAAACATTTCTGGGCGAAGGTAACGCCTGGCGGCTGGTACCCTGGCACTTCGGAGGCTATCCGTGGGATCAAAACACACCCGCACGCCTGCACGACGACACGGTCTCGGTGCGTGACGTCATCCTGTATAACTCGCCGATCACCTGGGTCCACCAGATCCGCACGCCGCTGCTTATCATGCACAGCGATCAAGACCTGCGTACTGGCGTCATCCAGAGCGAAATGCTTTACAAAAGCCTGAAAATCCTGGGGCGGCCTGTCGAATACGTGCGCTATCCGGATGAAGGACACGAACTGTCGCGCTCCGGTGATCCCCAACGGCGCATGGATCGTATCCTGCGCATCTACGAGTTCTTCATGCGCTACCTGCCGGCCGAAATACCTTCGGCGACGGAATGAATGGCCTCTTTACGTCTGAAGTCCAGCGTCTGCGCCGGGCAATCCGCCGGCTCGATCCCCAGACGGCAGTGGTCCTGCTGGCCGCTCCCTTCCTGGCCTACCTGCAACTGTTGATCGGACGGCGCACGTTCTATCTTGATACGCTGGCCCCGGC from Rhodothermus sp. includes these protein-coding regions:
- a CDS encoding S9 family peptidase; translation: PPELLTLHFDRSVRNLQWSPDMRYLYFVAPSNGGFPLYRIAFFDLHPPRPSQAAPEDTTAASRARFAANEVVQRTPKIERLLDYDKGVRAYDLSEATIYYVLTEPTNPYELYAADLAFKRPRRLTEHNAAWLRTKRLSRPEAFTLRRDTLEIQYWVMKPAFFEKGRRYPMLLEIHGGPAAMWGPGEATMWHEFQFFASKGFAVVFSNPRGSGGYGRAFRRANYQDWGDGPAGDVLAVASAAARLPWIDPERQVVTGGSYAGYLTAWIIAHDHRFRAAVVQRGVYDLQTFLGEGNAWRLVPWHFGGYPWDQNTPARLHDDTVSVRDVILYNSPITWVHQIRTPLLIMHSDQDLRTGVIQSEMLYKSLKILGRPVEYVRYPDEGHELSRSGDPQRRMDRILRIYEFFMRYLPAEIPSATE